The nucleotide window TTCTTTAGAAACAAAGAGTTCCATACTTGATGATTTTAAGGAACTTAAAAATAAATGAATCTTCTTTGAAATGTTTCCTGCTAACTTAGAATCACCTAAAAACAATAGTCCAAATTTTTTGTATTTTTTTTGATAGATATAATTGAAAATCTTCTCTGTGTCATTAGAACTCCTCAAAACAACATCAGGCAATCCAAATAAACTTTGAAATTCATAGTAATCTTTGATACTTTTATCATTTACTTCTCTTATAAAGACTCCAAATATTCCAAAGACTATTCCTATTACTAATCCACCAAGCAAAATTAATATAGTATTTGGAGAAACCGGACTTTCCGGAATATAAGATGAGGTAATTACTGTGAACTTGTCATCGTATAGAGAGGCTTTCATTCTTTCCTGCTCTAATGCAGCTAACAGAGTTGTATAACGGGTCTCAAGGATGGCTTGTTCTTTTCTTAAAAGAAAATATTGATACATTATAGGTGAACGCTTAGCTATTTCTTCATCTATTACTTGAAGCATATTTTCATGTACTTGTTTTGTAACATCGAATAGCTCAAGTTGAGTTACAATGTTAGTATATTCATTGAAAGTTACCATATCGATTGAGGCTAAAAAATTTAAATTATTTGAGAAAATTGCTTCAAGGTTGTTTTGCAATTCTTTTTCTAGAACAGATATTTCTGCTTCCAATCCTCCTATCCTTGGGGAACTTGGAGAATTTATCTTGAGCGTTTCTAATTCTATTCTATCGTTTACCAATTTAGCTTTTATATCTTTAACCGGCGTGTCTTTTTCTGTATTTGTTAGTATGAATTCTTTCATTTCAGAATCCATATTAAACATATTATTTTCTATGGCTTGTTTTTGAATTTCTAATTGATTTTTTTCAGATTCTAATTTCACCATACTCATGTACGTTTCAGAATAGTAGTTTATTAGTGGATCTACCATTTGAGCACTTCCTGAAGTACCTTGCAAAGAAACTCCTGTTAATTTATTTTTAGTTTGAAAGTCTAAAACGTCCATATTTATTTTATCATAGTCTTTAGAAACATCTGCAAATACTTGTTCTACTTGTTTCAAATAAGATTGTGAGTTTTCAAAATAAAGATTCCTTGCATATTCAGTATAATAAGAATAAATGAGAGAAACCACAGAAGAAGCTAAGGATGGATCTGAACTTTGATAAGTTATCTCAATTATATTAGTATCTTGAATATTTTGGATATTTATATTTTCTTTCATGGAATCTATAAGATTCCTTTCTGTTATTTTTACTCCTCTCAATTTTTGCAAAAAACTTTTGTTTTCATTTGCCTTTTCTACCAGTTTCAGGTCTTTAACAACGTTTGATAATACCCAATCTGATTTCATCTTTTCTATTTCTGTTGTAAGTCCTGAGTCAGTTGGAGAACTTATACCTAATAGATTGGCAGCACCAGACATAGATCCTAAAGATACGCTTGGTTGAGAAGAAGTAGATTTGTATTCTATAACCTGTTTTGCTTCATATTTAGGGGTAGCGATAAAAAAAAGATAAATCACTGTAAAAAAAATCGTTAAAAGAAAAATTATTATAAAAGTCCATTTCCTTCTTTTAAAAATTCTGATTATGTCTGAGAATGTTAATTCTCTTTCTTCTTCCTGCATTTAAATCCTCCAAGTTTAATATACTGTCTTTAATACATTAGAATATTAAGATTTCAAACAGTGTAACATTAACGAATTCTTCTTCAAAATTTTTATACGCAAATTATTTTACCATATTATTTTGAGAAATAAAAGATTTTTTAGGATTAGGCTTTATATTTTTGTGAAGGGAGGACAAACCTTTCTTTATACTGTAGTAATTCACATAAACTCCTAAATTGACAAAAAGAACAGTCATAATATTTTTCTTGAGATTTCATACTTTCGTATTTATCATGCATTTCTTCAAAAAATCTTTGTATCTTTCTTTCTCTGAACGCTATAGGAGTAAAATCAGAATCGTTTATACTTTCAAAAATTTTCCCCAACCACTTGTAAAATTCATCTATATCAAAAGAAACGTATTTATTACGCTTTCCGTGTTTTTTGTAGATAATTTTATCTTTTTGTATTTTAATAAATTTATTATTATTTTTTTCTGAAATAACTTCAAATTTTAAATAGGTGTCGTTATTTTTGAGTTTGTTTTTCCACTCTTTTGAGTTTATAATTGCCAAGTAATACAATAATAATTGTTCACTTTGAAAACTCGACGAATTTTTATAATCTATTATTGCATAACTTTCAGGTAATAACTGATCCTCAAAATTATCAAGAATATACCTGTAATTGCCATTTAAAAGATCTATCCTGTCTATTCTGGCGTTTAAATATAAATCTTTAAATACCCCAACATCTATTTTTGAATTAACCTCCAACTCTGTATCTATTACCTGAGAATAAGTTAATACCATGTTTTTCCCTATTTTAAAATAATCATGAATTATGGAACCTATAGCAAAAAAAATATCTTCTGATATTTTTTCGCTTTCCACTTCTTTTACAGCTTTATATGTCTTAAGAAGATCGTCTGTATACTCTTGCCACACATCTAAAACTATCGATTTTATTTCTTCTTTTAACTCTTCTTCATTTTGATACTTTTGAGACATTTCTTCATAAAACTTGTATTTAGAAAACAATTCTTTCATAACCCGATGTTTTATTAAACCCTCGAAAAACTTTTCGAAATCTTTATCCCCTTTTAAACTACTTTCACGTTCCAAATAATATTTAAAAGGACAATCAACATAGACAGTAATTTTAGTATGACTTAACTTGCCGATATTAGTTTTTTTAGATAACGTCCACTCGGAATCTTTTATCTGCTTTTTCATTCTTCCTATATCAATGGTTTTTTGATCATTTAACTGCTTATTTTTACCGTTCAAAATATAATATATTTTCGATTCATTCAAAGAAAAAATATTTTCTGGATCTTTTGGTAAAATCTCCCTTTTTGAAACAAATTTTTCTGAATAATTTATATTTTGAAAATTTTTTCTAAATTCCTTCTCATATGGAGAGGGCAAAATAGGTTCTCCGGTTACTTTAGATTTGGGATAAGAAAAAATAACATTTTCCGTAAATATAACTGAAATAAATAAATTTCTTCTACTAATTTCCTCAGATAATTTAGTTATAGAAATTCCTTCATT belongs to Petrotoga sp. 9PW.55.5.1 and includes:
- a CDS encoding Wzz/FepE/Etk N-terminal domain-containing protein: MQEEERELTFSDIIRIFKRRKWTFIIIFLLTIFFTVIYLFFIATPKYEAKQVIEYKSTSSQPSVSLGSMSGAANLLGISSPTDSGLTTEIEKMKSDWVLSNVVKDLKLVEKANENKSFLQKLRGVKITERNLIDSMKENINIQNIQDTNIIEITYQSSDPSLASSVVSLIYSYYTEYARNLYFENSQSYLKQVEQVFADVSKDYDKINMDVLDFQTKNKLTGVSLQGTSGSAQMVDPLINYYSETYMSMVKLESEKNQLEIQKQAIENNMFNMDSEMKEFILTNTEKDTPVKDIKAKLVNDRIELETLKINSPSSPRIGGLEAEISVLEKELQNNLEAIFSNNLNFLASIDMVTFNEYTNIVTQLELFDVTKQVHENMLQVIDEEIAKRSPIMYQYFLLRKEQAILETRYTTLLAALEQERMKASLYDDKFTVITSSYIPESPVSPNTILILLGGLVIGIVFGIFGVFIREVNDKSIKDYYEFQSLFGLPDVVLRSSNDTEKIFNYIYQKKYKKFGLLFLGDSKLAGNISKKIHLFLSSLKSSSMELFVSKEDEDFQEKLKRFERFKNMEEAFIVFEDYNSSDYILYRDELEKILIFVEEKVSRLEDIEEILKRQEDPIIVYIKK